From one Sus scrofa isolate TJ Tabasco breed Duroc chromosome 9, Sscrofa11.1, whole genome shotgun sequence genomic stretch:
- the LOC100516093 gene encoding olfactory receptor 52N4, whose translation MLNKTDLVPCSFVLDGVPGLEDLHLWISFPFCSMYVVAVVGNCGLLYLICCEDSLHRSMYYFLAMLSLTDLVMCSSTIPKALSIFWFHLKEISFEECLVQMFFIHTFTGMESGVLMLMALDRYVAICHPLHYATILTNPVIAKAGLSTFLRGVFLIIPFTLLVKRLPFCRGNVIPHTYCDHMSVAKLSCGNIKVNVIYGLMVALLIGGFDILCITVSYTMILRAVVSLSSAEARQKAFSTCTAHICAIVFSYSPAFFSFFSHRFGSHTIPPSCHIIVANIYLLLPPTMNPVVYGVKTKQIRDCVIRILSGSKNIKSHSV comes from the coding sequence ATGCTGAATAAAACAGACCTGGTCCCATGCTCATTTGTTCTGGATGGAGTCCCAGGACTGGAGGACCTGCACCTCTggatttccttccctttctgctccatgtatgtcgtggctgtggtgggcaACTGCGGGCTCCTCTACCTCATCTGCTGTGAGGACTCCCTGCACAGGTCCATGTATTACTTCTTGGCCATGCTCTCCCTGACCGACCTTGTCATGTGCTCCAGTACAATCCCTAAAGCCCTCAGCATCTTCTGGTTCCATCTCAAGGAAATCAGCTTTGAAGAATGCCTGGTCCAAATGTTCTTCATTCACACCTTCACGGGGATGGAGTCCGGGGTGCTCATGCTCATGGCCctggaccgctatgtggccatctgccaccccctgcaCTATGCCACCATCCTCACCAATCCCGTCATCGCCAAGGCTGGGCTCTCCACCTTCCTCAGAGGGGTCTTCCTCATCATTCCCTTCACGCTCCTCGTCAAGCGCCTGCCCTTCTGCAGAGGCAATGTCATACCCCACACCTACTGTGACCACATGTCCGTGGCCAAGTTATCCTGTGGCAACATCAAAGTCAATGTTATCTATGGCCTGATGGTGGCCCTCCTGATCGGGGGCTTCGACATCCTGTGCATCACTGTCTCCTACACCATGATCCTCCGGGCGGTGGTCAGCCTCTCCTCGGCAGAAGCTCGGCAGAAGGCCTTCAGCACCTGCACTGCCCACATCTGTGCCATCGTCTTCTCCTACAGCCcagctttcttctccttcttttcccaCCGCTTTGGGAGCCACACCATCCCTCCATCGTGTCACATCATTGTGGCCAATATCTACCTGCTCTTGCCTCCAACTATGAATCCTGTTGTCTATGGGGTGAAAACCAAGCAGATACGAGACTGTGTCATAAGGATCCTTTCAGGTTCTAAGAACATAAAATCCCATAGCGTATAA